A part of Camelus ferus isolate YT-003-E chromosome 6, BCGSAC_Cfer_1.0, whole genome shotgun sequence genomic DNA contains:
- the NRDE2 gene encoding nuclear exosome regulator NRDE2 yields the protein MALFPAFAGVSEAPDSGSSRKAFEEGDVLSEFGRCSGWLNDDDDEPEDDDQEIKDKTLPRWRIWLAAERSRDQRHWRPWRPDKTRKQTEEDCEDPERQVLFDDIGQSLIRLSSRDLQFQLIAAFLQFLGVPSGFSPPASCLYLAMDENSIFDNGFYDEKPLTFLNLSFSGIGCVGCTDQLGCRRWTRGHGREGEEFIRNIFHLVMPLFSGQERSQLCFSWLRYEIAKVIWCLHTKNKKRLKSQGKNCKKLAKNLLKEPDNRNSFCLWKQYAHLEWLLGNTEDARKVFDSALSIAGSRGLRDHELCELSLLYAELEVELLPDAGGAATARAVHILTRLAENGPCGPCTGQVLGVHILKARKAYEHALQDCLGESCVSDPAPTESFNRLISLVKCFMLFQYLTIGIDAAVRIYEQVFAKLKGSVSPEGSSLEGSARPRSLSQVLEAVTLMHTSLLRFHMKISVYPLAPLREALSEALKLYPGNPVLWRAYIRIQSKSHSASKTRRFFDAVTRSAKPLEPWLFAIEAEKMRKRLVETVQRVDGREVHATIPETGLTHRIRALFDNALRSDSGSRCPLLWRMYLNFLVSLGNKERSKGVFYKALQNCPWAKVLYMDAVEYFPDEMQEILDLMTEKELRVRLLLEELELLLED from the exons ATGGCGTTGTTCCCCGCGTTTGCGGGCGTTAGTGAGGCTCCCGATAGCGGGAGCTCCAGGAAAG cttttgaagagggcgatgttctgtcggagttcggcaggtgctctggttggctga ATGACGATGATGACGAACCAGAAGATGATGACcaggaaattaaagataagaCTCTGCCCAGGTGGCGGATCTGGCTTGCTGCAGAGCGGTCCCGAGACCAGAGGCACTGGCGGCCGTGGCGCCCCGATAAGACCAGGAAGCAGACTGAGGAAGACTGCGAGGATCCAGAGAGACAG GTGTTGTTTGATGATATCGGACAGTCTCTGATCCGACTTTCCAGCCGGGATCTTCAGTTTCAGCTGATTGCGGCCTTTCTGCAGTTCTTGGGTGTGCCTTCCGGCTTcagccctccagcctcctgcctctaTCTGGCCATGGATGAGAACAGCATCTTCGATAATGGATTTTATGATGAAAAGCCCTTGACTTTTCTCAACCTTTCATTTTCCGGCATCGGCTGTGTCGGCTGCACGGACCAGTTGGGATGCCGGCGCTGGACCAGGGGTCATGGTCGAGAAGGCGAGGAATTCATCCGCAACATCTTCCACCTTGTGATGCCTTTGTTTTCAGGCCAGGAGCGgtctcagctctgcttctcctGGTTACGGTATGAGATCGCAAAG gTGATTTGGTGTCTGCACACCAAAAACAAGAAGAGATTAAAGTCACAAGGAAAGAACTGCAAAAAACTAGCCAAGAATCTCCTCAAGGAGCCAGACAACCGCAACAGTTTTTGCCTCTGGAAGCAGTACGCGCATCTGGAGTGGTTGCTCGGCAACACAGAGGACGCCAGAAAAGTATTTGATTCGGCCCTCAGCATAGCGGGGAGCAGGGGACTGAGGGATCACGAGCTCTGTGAGCTCAGCCTCCTGTACGCTGAGCTGGAGGTGGAGCTGCTGCCAGACGCGGGAGGGGCTGCCACAGCGCGGGCTGTTCACATACTGACCAGACTGGCCGAGAACGGGCCCTGCGGGCCCTGCACCGGCCAGGTCTTGGGCGTTCACATTTTGAAAGCCCGGAAGGCTTATGAACACGCGCTGCAGGACTGTTTGGGTGAGAGCTGTGTCTCCGATCCAGCCCCTACCGAGTCCTTTAACCGCCTGATTAGCTTGGTTAAATGCTTCATGCTCTTCCAGTATTTGACCATAGGGATCGATGCTGCTGTGCGGATATATGAGCAAGTATTTGCAAAACTGAAGGGCTCTGTTTCCCCGGAGGGCTCCAGCCTGGAGGGCAGTGCCAGGCCCCGGAGCCTGAGCCAGGTCCTCGAGGCCGTCACCCTGATGCACACGAGCCTGCTCAGATTCCACATGAAGATCAGCGTCTACCCGCTGGCTCCTCTGCGAGAGGCTCTCTCGGAGGCTTTAAAGTTGTATCCCGGCAACCCGGTTCTTTGGAGGGCATATATACGGATTCAGAGTAAGTCCCACAGCGCCAGTAAGACCAGACGGTTCTTTGATGCTGTCACCAGGTCTGCCAAACCCTTGGAGCCATGGTTGTTTGCCATTGAAGCtgagaaaatgaggaagaggcTGGTGGAAACTGTGCAGAG GGTGGACGGCAGGGAGGTCCACGCCACCATCCCAGAGACCGGCCTGACACATCGGATCAGAGCCCTGTTTGACAACGCGTTGCGGAGTGACAGCGGCAGCCGGTGCCCCTTACTGTGGAGgatgtatttgaattttttg GTTTccttaggaaataaagaaagaagcaaaggtgTGTTCTACAAAGCACTTCAGAACTGTCCCTGGGCAAAG gtgctGTACATGGACGCCGTGGAGTACTTCCCCGATGAGATGCAGGAGATCCTGGACCTGATGACGGAGAAGGAGCTCCGGGTGCGCCTgctgctggaggagctggagcttCTACTTGAGGACTAG